In Oryzihumus leptocrescens, the following are encoded in one genomic region:
- the mfd gene encoding transcription-repair coupling factor, with the protein MSLTSLLDVLTTDAPVRAALAAADSGERVVDVAVAAGARPPLLAALAGAGGGSAHPVLAVTATGREAEDLASALRCFLPADRVAEFPSWETLPHERLSPRSDTVGRRLAVLRRLAHPDPADPAYGVLDVVVAPVRALLQPLVTGLAELVPVALTAGQEAPLEEVVEALAAAAYTRTDLVERRGEFAVRGGILDVFPPTEEHPVRVEFWGDTVEEIRWFKVADQRSLEIAEHGLWAPPCREVLLTESVRKRAAALAEQLPGVADMLGKLSEGIAVEGMESLAPALVDGMESLLDVLRPGTQVVLVDPERVRTRAHDLVATSAEFLEASWANAAAGNAVPVDLQGVLGTASYWSLAQVREHALATGRPWWSLTSFASDAELAEFAEDDLPGERVTIDSSDVEAYRGDTEAAVGDLRRWAAEGWHTLVVTEGHGLARRVTEVLAEHDVPGRLEDGADDLSPGLVHVTTGALGRGFVLPGARLAVVTEADLTGQPGQGNTTKDMRRMPSRRRNMVDPLQLRPGDFVVHEQHGVGRFVEMMQRTVGGATREYLVIEYAASRRGQPADRLSVPTDQLDQVTRYVGGEAPTLNKLGGADWAKTKSRAKKHVKQIAGELIRLYSARMATRGHAFGPDTPWQRELEDAFAYVETPDQLSSIDEVKVDMERSVPMDRLICGDVGYGKTEIAVRAAFKAIQDGKQVAVLVPTTLLVQQHFQTFSERYAQFPVVVKALSRFQTDAEAKRVLEGLADGSVDLVIGTHRLLSKEVRFKDLGLVVVDEEQRFGVEHKEQLKQMRTAVDVLAMSATPIPRTLEMAVTGIREMSTLATPPEERHPVLTFVGAYDEKQIVAAIRRELLREGQVFMVHNKVSSIEKAAARLRELVPEARVATAHGQMGEHRLEQVVLDFWEKKFDVLVCTTIVETGLDISNANTLIVERADVLGLSQLHQLRGRVGRGRERAYSYFLYPPEKPLTETAHDRLQTIASHTDLGAGMQVAMKDLEIRGAGNLLGGEQSGHIAGVGFDLYVRLVGEAVADYRGEADTAPVEIKIELPVDAHLPHDYVPGERLRLEAYKKLAVVEDEAGLAEIEAELRDRYGAPPEPVQNLLEVARLRTVARQAGVADISVQGNFVRFGPLELPESQQLRLQRLYPGSLVKDQVRTILVPKPMTARVGGKPLRDTAVLRWASDLIHAVLLDSVASAARVASS; encoded by the coding sequence ATGAGCCTCACCAGCCTGCTCGACGTCCTCACCACTGACGCGCCCGTCCGGGCCGCCCTCGCCGCGGCCGACAGCGGCGAGCGGGTCGTCGACGTGGCAGTGGCAGCCGGTGCCCGCCCGCCGCTGCTCGCCGCCCTCGCCGGCGCCGGCGGGGGATCGGCCCACCCGGTCCTCGCCGTGACTGCCACCGGCCGCGAGGCCGAGGACCTCGCGTCCGCCCTGCGCTGCTTCCTGCCCGCGGACCGGGTCGCCGAGTTCCCGTCCTGGGAGACGCTGCCGCACGAGCGGCTCTCGCCCCGCAGCGACACCGTCGGGCGCCGCCTGGCCGTCCTGCGGCGGCTGGCGCACCCGGACCCGGCCGACCCGGCATACGGCGTGCTCGACGTGGTCGTCGCCCCGGTGCGCGCGCTGCTGCAGCCCCTGGTCACTGGCCTCGCCGAGCTGGTCCCGGTCGCCCTGACCGCGGGGCAGGAGGCCCCGCTGGAGGAGGTCGTCGAGGCGCTCGCGGCGGCCGCCTACACCCGCACCGACCTGGTCGAGCGGCGCGGCGAGTTCGCCGTCCGCGGCGGCATCCTCGACGTGTTCCCACCCACCGAGGAGCACCCGGTGCGCGTGGAGTTCTGGGGTGACACCGTCGAGGAGATCCGCTGGTTCAAGGTCGCCGACCAGCGCAGCCTCGAGATCGCCGAGCACGGCCTGTGGGCGCCGCCGTGCCGTGAGGTGCTGCTGACCGAGTCGGTCCGCAAGCGCGCCGCCGCCCTGGCCGAGCAGCTGCCCGGCGTCGCCGACATGCTCGGCAAGCTGTCCGAGGGCATCGCCGTGGAGGGCATGGAGTCCCTTGCCCCGGCCCTGGTCGACGGCATGGAGTCGCTGCTGGACGTCCTGCGCCCGGGCACCCAGGTCGTGCTGGTCGACCCCGAGCGGGTGCGCACCCGGGCGCACGACCTGGTGGCCACCAGCGCCGAGTTCCTCGAGGCCAGCTGGGCCAACGCCGCCGCCGGCAACGCCGTGCCCGTCGACCTGCAGGGGGTCCTCGGCACCGCGTCCTACTGGTCCCTGGCCCAGGTGCGCGAGCATGCCCTCGCCACCGGTCGCCCGTGGTGGTCGCTCACCTCCTTCGCCTCTGACGCCGAGCTGGCCGAGTTCGCCGAGGACGACCTGCCCGGCGAGCGGGTCACCATCGACTCCTCCGACGTCGAGGCCTATCGCGGTGACACCGAGGCGGCGGTGGGCGACCTGCGTCGCTGGGCCGCCGAGGGCTGGCACACCCTCGTCGTCACCGAGGGGCACGGCCTGGCCCGGCGCGTCACCGAGGTGCTCGCCGAGCACGACGTGCCCGGCCGGCTGGAGGACGGCGCCGACGACCTGTCACCGGGGCTCGTCCACGTGACGACCGGCGCGCTCGGCCGCGGCTTCGTGCTGCCCGGGGCGCGGCTGGCCGTGGTCACCGAGGCCGACCTGACCGGCCAGCCGGGTCAGGGCAACACCACCAAGGACATGCGCCGCATGCCCTCGCGCCGACGCAACATGGTCGACCCGCTCCAGCTGCGCCCCGGCGACTTCGTCGTGCACGAGCAGCACGGCGTGGGCCGGTTCGTGGAGATGATGCAGCGCACCGTCGGCGGCGCGACCCGCGAGTACCTCGTGATCGAGTACGCCGCCAGCCGTCGTGGCCAGCCCGCCGACCGGCTGTCCGTGCCGACCGACCAGCTCGACCAGGTCACCCGCTACGTCGGCGGCGAGGCCCCGACGCTGAACAAGCTCGGCGGCGCCGACTGGGCCAAGACCAAGAGCCGGGCCAAGAAGCACGTCAAGCAGATCGCCGGCGAGCTGATCCGGCTCTACAGCGCCCGCATGGCCACCCGGGGCCACGCCTTCGGGCCGGACACCCCGTGGCAGCGCGAGCTCGAGGACGCCTTCGCCTACGTCGAGACGCCCGACCAGCTGAGCAGCATCGACGAGGTCAAGGTCGACATGGAGCGCTCGGTGCCGATGGACCGCCTCATCTGCGGCGACGTCGGCTACGGCAAGACCGAGATCGCGGTGCGGGCGGCGTTCAAGGCGATCCAGGACGGCAAGCAGGTCGCCGTCCTCGTGCCCACGACGCTGCTGGTGCAGCAGCACTTCCAGACCTTCTCCGAGCGCTACGCCCAGTTCCCCGTGGTGGTCAAGGCGCTGTCCCGGTTCCAGACCGACGCCGAGGCGAAGCGGGTGCTCGAGGGCCTGGCCGACGGCAGCGTCGACCTGGTCATCGGCACCCACCGGCTGCTCTCGAAGGAGGTGCGGTTCAAGGACCTCGGGCTGGTCGTCGTCGACGAGGAGCAGCGCTTCGGTGTCGAGCACAAGGAGCAGCTCAAGCAGATGCGCACCGCGGTCGACGTCCTCGCGATGTCGGCGACCCCGATCCCGCGCACGCTCGAGATGGCGGTCACCGGCATCCGCGAGATGTCGACCCTGGCCACCCCGCCCGAGGAGCGCCACCCGGTCCTGACCTTCGTCGGCGCCTACGACGAGAAGCAGATCGTGGCCGCCATCCGGCGCGAGCTGCTGCGTGAGGGCCAGGTCTTCATGGTCCACAACAAGGTCAGCTCGATCGAGAAGGCCGCCGCCCGGCTCCGCGAGCTGGTGCCCGAGGCACGGGTCGCCACCGCACACGGCCAGATGGGCGAGCACCGCCTCGAGCAGGTCGTCCTCGACTTCTGGGAGAAGAAGTTCGACGTGCTGGTCTGCACCACCATCGTCGAGACCGGCCTGGACATCTCCAACGCCAACACGCTCATCGTCGAGCGCGCCGACGTGCTCGGCCTGTCCCAGCTGCACCAGCTGCGCGGCCGGGTGGGGCGCGGCCGCGAGCGTGCCTACTCCTACTTCCTCTACCCGCCGGAGAAGCCGCTGACGGAGACGGCGCACGACCGCCTGCAGACCATCGCCAGCCACACCGACCTCGGCGCCGGCATGCAGGTGGCCATGAAGGACCTCGAGATCCGTGGCGCCGGCAACCTGCTGGGCGGCGAGCAGTCCGGCCACATCGCCGGGGTCGGGTTCGACCTCTACGTGCGGCTGGTCGGCGAGGCGGTGGCGGACTATCGCGGGGAGGCCGACACGGCGCCGGTCGAGATCAAGATCGAGCTCCCCGTCGACGCGCACCTCCCGCACGACTACGTGCCGGGGGAGCGGCTGCGCCTGGAGGCCTACAAGAAGCTCGCCGTCGTGGAGGACGAGGCCGGCCTGGCCGAGATCGAGGCCGAGCTGCGCGACCGCTACGGCGCCCCTCCCGAGCCGGTGCAGAACCTGCTCGAGGTCGCTCGGCTGCGCACAGTGGCGCGCCAGGCGGGCGTCGCCGACATCAGCGTCCAGGGCAACTTCGTGCGGTTCGGGCCACTCGAGCTGCCCGAGAGCCAGCAGCTGCGGCTGCAGCGGCTCTACCCGGGGTCGCTGGTCAAGGACCAGGTCCGTACGATTCTCGTGCCCAAGCCCATGACCGCGAGGGTGGGTGGCAAGCCGCTGCGCGACACCGCAGTCCTGCGGTGGGCCAGCGACCTGATCCACGCGGTCCTGCTCGACAGCGTGGCCAGCGCCGCGCGCGTGGCCTCGAGCTGA
- a CDS encoding MazG family protein — protein sequence MAHRLTLLLSSPRVAPGLLTRDAWDVLASAAAVLARDEDEAQAVAVAESGMPVAHVGAEHPAVLARLLADRADQGEVVWLGSADGDPGLTDALAAEVSRRPEPPEVEVLVGSWDVPGSRLLDLVAVMDRLRTPGVCPWYAEQTHESLLPYLIEEAYEVVEAIESGDRAHMLEELGDLLFQVAFHARVAAEDPAAPFDVDDVAAALVDKLVRRNPHVFADVEAETAEDVTANWEAIKAQEKPHRDSPLDGIPAGLPALARADKVLSRLERAGAAQVATDATAGEDVGAQLLALVARARAAGVDAEAALRATLREVEAQVRADGA from the coding sequence GTGGCGCACCGCCTGACCCTCCTGCTCAGCAGCCCGCGCGTCGCGCCGGGCCTGCTCACCCGCGACGCGTGGGACGTGCTCGCGTCGGCCGCGGCCGTCCTCGCCCGCGACGAGGACGAGGCCCAGGCCGTCGCGGTCGCCGAGTCGGGTATGCCGGTCGCGCACGTGGGTGCCGAGCACCCCGCCGTGCTGGCCCGCCTCCTCGCCGACCGCGCGGACCAGGGGGAAGTGGTGTGGCTGGGCTCCGCCGACGGCGACCCGGGCCTGACCGACGCCCTCGCGGCGGAGGTCAGCCGCCGGCCCGAGCCGCCGGAGGTCGAGGTGCTGGTCGGGTCCTGGGACGTGCCGGGGTCCCGGCTGCTGGACCTCGTGGCCGTGATGGACCGGCTGCGCACCCCGGGCGTCTGCCCGTGGTACGCCGAGCAGACCCACGAGTCCTTGCTGCCCTACCTCATCGAGGAGGCCTACGAGGTCGTCGAGGCGATCGAGTCCGGCGACCGGGCCCACATGCTCGAGGAGCTCGGCGACCTGCTCTTCCAGGTCGCCTTCCACGCCCGGGTCGCCGCCGAGGACCCGGCGGCGCCGTTCGACGTCGACGACGTGGCCGCGGCCCTCGTCGACAAGCTCGTCCGGCGCAACCCGCACGTGTTCGCCGACGTCGAGGCCGAGACCGCCGAGGACGTGACCGCGAACTGGGAGGCCATCAAGGCGCAGGAGAAGCCCCACCGCGACTCGCCGCTGGACGGCATACCGGCTGGCCTGCCCGCGCTGGCGCGGGCCGACAAGGTGCTCTCCCGGCTGGAGCGGGCCGGGGCTGCGCAGGTCGCGACCGACGCGACGGCAGGGGAGGACGTGGGCGCCCAGCTGCTCGCCCTGGTGGCCCGGGCGAGGGCCGCCGGGGTCGACGCCGAGGCGGCCCTGCGGGCGACGCTGCGCGAGGTCGAGGCGCAGGTCAGGGCCGACGGGGCCTGA
- the eno gene encoding phosphopyruvate hydratase, whose product MASIEAVGAREILDSRGNPTVEVEVALDDGTIARAAVPSGASTGAFEAVERRDGDKNRYGGKGVEQAVDAVLDEIGPRLLGFEASEQRLVDAEMLAMDGTANKGTLGANAILGVSLAVARAAADSAGLPLFRYVGGPNAHVLPVPMMNILNGGSHADSNVDIQEFMIAPIGAGSFREALRWGTEVYHALKAVLKERGLSTGLGDEGGFAPNLESNRAALDIISEAVAKAGYTLGTDIALALDVAASEFCEDGVYTFEGQQRTAAEMTAYYAELVEAYPLVSIEDPLDEDDWEGWATITAVLGDKVQIVGDDLFVTNPERLQRGIDNATANALLVKVNQIGSLTETLDAVDLAQRNGYRAMMSHRSGETEDTTIADLAVATNCGQIKTGAPARSERVAKYNQLLRIEEELDEAARYAGAGAFPRFKGDRA is encoded by the coding sequence GTGGCCAGCATCGAGGCAGTAGGCGCGCGCGAGATCCTTGACTCGCGCGGCAACCCCACCGTCGAGGTCGAGGTCGCCCTCGACGACGGCACGATCGCCCGCGCGGCAGTTCCCTCCGGCGCGTCGACCGGCGCGTTCGAGGCGGTCGAGCGCCGCGACGGTGACAAGAACCGCTACGGCGGCAAGGGCGTCGAGCAGGCGGTCGACGCCGTCCTCGACGAGATCGGCCCGCGCCTGCTGGGCTTCGAGGCGAGCGAGCAACGGCTCGTCGACGCCGAGATGCTCGCCATGGACGGCACCGCCAACAAGGGCACCCTCGGCGCCAACGCCATCCTCGGTGTCTCGCTCGCCGTGGCCCGTGCGGCGGCCGACTCCGCGGGCCTGCCCCTGTTCCGCTACGTCGGCGGTCCCAACGCCCACGTGCTGCCCGTGCCGATGATGAACATCCTCAACGGTGGGTCGCACGCCGACTCCAACGTGGACATCCAGGAGTTCATGATCGCCCCGATCGGGGCCGGCTCCTTCCGGGAGGCGCTGCGCTGGGGCACCGAGGTCTACCACGCGCTCAAGGCGGTCCTGAAGGAGCGCGGCCTGTCCACCGGCCTGGGCGACGAGGGCGGCTTCGCACCGAACCTCGAGAGCAACCGTGCGGCGCTCGACATCATCAGCGAGGCGGTCGCCAAGGCCGGCTACACCCTGGGCACCGACATCGCCCTGGCGCTCGACGTCGCGGCCTCGGAGTTCTGTGAGGACGGCGTCTACACCTTCGAGGGGCAGCAGCGCACCGCCGCCGAGATGACGGCCTACTACGCCGAGCTCGTCGAGGCCTACCCGCTGGTGTCCATCGAGGACCCGCTGGACGAGGACGACTGGGAGGGCTGGGCGACCATCACCGCGGTGCTCGGCGACAAGGTCCAGATCGTCGGCGACGACCTGTTCGTCACCAACCCCGAGCGGCTGCAGCGCGGCATCGACAACGCCACCGCCAACGCGCTGCTGGTCAAGGTCAACCAGATCGGCTCGCTGACCGAGACCCTCGACGCGGTCGACCTGGCCCAGCGCAACGGCTACCGCGCGATGATGAGCCACCGCTCCGGCGAGACCGAGGACACCACCATCGCCGACCTGGCCGTCGCCACCAACTGCGGCCAGATCAAGACCGGTGCCCCGGCCCGCTCCGAGCGTGTCGCGAAGTACAACCAGCTCCTGCGCATCGAGGAGGAGCTCGACGAGGCCGCGCGCTACGCCGGCGCCGGCGCCTTCCCGCGGTTCAAGGGCGACCGGGCCTAG
- a CDS encoding FtsB family cell division protein — translation MAANRPGSAPRSPRRTGSPRSGAAATSRPSTPRKSAGRPATSARSRRPRGDQRTPRSLRRMAILASIFVMLAVLLVPTLRSYLRQQGEIEAMRHKVAQQGKAVDALRVQKQQWDDPAYIQEQARQRLKMVKVGERSFTVLDASPASPQRKDPQVASVPAASGRNHPWYGQLWESMVIADTPPQPTPGATTPAPLPTPGHSTP, via the coding sequence GTGGCCGCCAACCGACCGGGCAGTGCGCCGAGGAGTCCTCGGCGCACCGGCTCGCCACGGTCCGGTGCGGCGGCCACGAGCCGTCCCTCCACCCCCCGCAAGTCCGCCGGCCGGCCCGCGACCTCGGCCCGCAGCCGCCGTCCGCGGGGCGACCAGCGCACGCCCCGCTCCCTGCGCCGGATGGCCATCCTCGCCTCGATCTTCGTCATGCTCGCGGTCCTCCTGGTGCCGACCCTGCGCTCCTACCTGCGCCAGCAGGGCGAGATCGAGGCGATGCGGCACAAGGTCGCCCAGCAGGGCAAGGCCGTCGATGCGCTGCGCGTGCAGAAGCAGCAGTGGGACGACCCCGCCTACATCCAGGAGCAGGCGCGCCAGCGCCTCAAGATGGTCAAGGTCGGCGAGCGCTCGTTCACCGTGCTCGACGCCAGCCCGGCCTCGCCGCAGCGCAAGGACCCCCAGGTCGCCTCCGTGCCGGCTGCCTCCGGCCGCAACCACCCGTGGTACGGCCAGCTCTGGGAGTCGATGGTCATCGCCGACACCCCGCCCCAGCCCACGCCGGGCGCCACGACGCCCGCCCCGCTCCCCACCCCAGGACACAGCACCCCATGA
- a CDS encoding DUF501 domain-containing protein: MSTVDAADLAAVEQQLGRPPRGVAEVAHRCPCGNPDVLRTEPRLPDGTPFPTTYYATCPRLTGAISTLETSGLMKDMTARLGEDPELAAAYAAAHEDYLRRRAELGEVPEIEGITAGGMPTRVKCLHVLVAHSLAVGRGVNPLGDEALDALDDWWAGGPCVERGAAE; this comes from the coding sequence ATGAGCACCGTTGACGCCGCCGACCTCGCCGCCGTGGAGCAGCAGCTCGGCCGTCCACCCCGTGGTGTCGCCGAGGTGGCGCACCGCTGCCCGTGCGGCAACCCCGACGTGCTGCGCACCGAGCCGCGGCTGCCCGACGGCACGCCGTTCCCGACGACCTACTACGCCACCTGCCCCCGCCTGACCGGCGCCATCAGCACGCTGGAGACCAGCGGGCTGATGAAGGACATGACCGCGCGCCTGGGCGAGGACCCCGAGCTGGCCGCCGCCTACGCCGCGGCCCACGAGGACTACCTGCGCCGCCGGGCCGAGCTGGGCGAGGTGCCCGAGATCGAGGGCATCACCGCCGGCGGCATGCCGACCCGCGTCAAGTGCCTGCACGTGCTCGTGGCGCACTCCCTGGCCGTGGGCCGGGGCGTCAACCCGCTCGGGGACGAGGCCCTGGACGCCCTCGACGACTGGTGGGCGGGCGGCCCGTGCGTAGAGCGCGGGGCCGCGGAGTGA
- a CDS encoding Ppx/GppA phosphatase family protein → MTRVGAVDCGTNSIRLLIADVDPVAGTLTDVVRRMEVVRLGYGVDRTGVIAPDAMERTLAACRDYAAQCEEHGVERVRFVATSASRDARNAAEFVAGVREAFASFGIAPEVVSGHEEASLSFRGATGELRGRGVPGPYLVVDLGGGSTELVRGTDDVEQARSVDIGCVRMTERHLHSDPPTAAEVAAATRDIEAAIDEAAAVVDLAGVKALVGLAGSVTTLTAHALALPGYDPARIHLASLPVDTVAAAADDLLARSHAERAALPFMHPGRVDVIGAGALIWRLVVERVRREAGVTEVVTSEHDILDGIALGIAG, encoded by the coding sequence GTGACCCGCGTCGGGGCGGTCGACTGCGGCACCAACTCGATCCGGCTGCTCATCGCCGACGTCGACCCGGTGGCCGGCACCCTGACCGACGTGGTTCGCCGGATGGAGGTCGTCCGGCTCGGCTACGGCGTCGACCGCACCGGCGTCATCGCCCCGGACGCGATGGAGCGCACCCTCGCCGCCTGCCGCGACTACGCCGCCCAGTGCGAGGAGCACGGCGTCGAGCGGGTCCGCTTCGTGGCCACGTCCGCCTCGCGCGACGCGCGCAACGCCGCCGAGTTCGTCGCCGGGGTGCGTGAGGCCTTCGCCTCCTTCGGTATCGCGCCCGAGGTCGTCAGCGGGCACGAGGAGGCCTCGCTGTCCTTCCGTGGCGCGACCGGGGAGCTGCGCGGGCGCGGCGTGCCCGGCCCCTACCTCGTGGTCGACCTCGGTGGTGGGTCCACGGAGCTGGTCCGTGGCACCGACGACGTCGAGCAGGCCCGCTCGGTCGACATCGGCTGCGTGCGGATGACCGAGCGCCACCTGCACTCCGACCCGCCCACGGCCGCCGAGGTCGCCGCGGCGACCCGCGACATCGAGGCCGCGATCGACGAGGCGGCCGCCGTCGTGGACCTCGCCGGGGTCAAGGCCCTGGTCGGCCTCGCCGGCAGCGTGACCACCCTGACGGCCCACGCCCTGGCGCTGCCCGGCTACGACCCGGCGCGCATCCACCTCGCCTCGCTCCCGGTCGACACGGTGGCTGCCGCGGCAGATGACCTGCTGGCCAGGTCGCACGCCGAGCGCGCGGCCCTGCCGTTCATGCACCCGGGGCGGGTGGACGTCATCGGGGCAGGGGCGCTCATCTGGCGCCTCGTCGTCGAGCGGGTCCGGCGCGAGGCAGGCGTGACCGAGGTGGTCACCAGCGAGCACGACATCCTCGACGGCATCGCCCTCGGCATCGCGGGCTGA
- a CDS encoding uracil-DNA glycosylase codes for MGEPGGPGRDPQELLPHPVTGRLFPSPVPPGTGWPGDPAAEDTPVARTASAAARLARTAPDVEELDARVSVCRACPRLVRWREEVATGGKRASFADQPYWGRPGPGFGDPHPQVLVVGLAPAANGTNRTGRMFTGDRSGDWIYAALHRAGFAAEPHSVASGDGQRLSGARIVAAVRCAPPANRPTPLERDTCGAWLDRDVALAEPTLRSVLALGAIAWTATLQCARRLGWAVPRPAPRFGHGAETTLVSSNGKAIRLLGSYHVSQQNTFTGKLTEAMLDAVLSRL; via the coding sequence ATGGGGGAGCCCGGCGGCCCGGGGCGCGACCCGCAGGAGCTGCTGCCCCACCCGGTGACCGGCCGTCTGTTCCCCTCGCCCGTGCCGCCCGGGACCGGCTGGCCGGGCGACCCGGCCGCGGAGGACACCCCGGTGGCCCGGACGGCGTCGGCGGCCGCGCGCCTGGCCCGCACGGCCCCCGATGTCGAGGAGCTCGACGCCAGGGTCAGCGTGTGCCGGGCCTGCCCACGCCTCGTGCGCTGGCGGGAGGAGGTCGCCACCGGGGGCAAGCGCGCCTCCTTCGCCGACCAGCCCTACTGGGGGCGACCCGGCCCGGGGTTCGGTGACCCCCACCCGCAGGTCCTGGTCGTCGGCCTCGCGCCGGCGGCCAACGGCACCAACCGCACCGGGCGGATGTTCACCGGCGACCGCAGCGGCGACTGGATCTACGCCGCGCTGCACCGCGCCGGGTTCGCCGCCGAGCCGCACAGCGTGGCCAGCGGCGACGGGCAGCGGCTGAGCGGGGCACGCATCGTCGCCGCGGTGCGGTGCGCCCCGCCGGCGAACCGGCCGACGCCGCTGGAGCGGGACACCTGCGGGGCCTGGCTGGACCGTGACGTTGCTCTCGCCGAGCCGACGCTGCGCTCGGTCCTGGCCCTCGGGGCCATCGCCTGGACGGCCACGCTGCAGTGCGCCCGCCGGCTCGGCTGGGCGGTGCCCCGACCCGCGCCGCGCTTCGGCCACGGTGCCGAGACCACGCTGGTCTCCAGCAACGGCAAGGCGATTCGCCTGCTCGGCAGCTACCACGTCAGCCAGCAGAACACCTTCACCGGCAAGCTGACAGAGGCCATGCTCGACGCGGTCCTGAGCCGGCTGTGA
- a CDS encoding NAD(P)/FAD-dependent oxidoreductase, translating to MSKRIVVLGGGYVGLYTSLGLLRKLRAGEATVTVIDPRSYMTYQPFLPEASAGSLSPRHVVVPLRRVLKGAEIINAHVTKVDHARKVVTVEPLEGPSYEVPYDEVVVALGSKARTLPIPGLAEQGIGFKTVEEAIWLRNHVLRCLDLAASTQDAERRSRALTFTFVGGGYAGVEAIAELEDMARYALRYYPQLHPDELRFVLVEATGRILPEVGEDMGRYTLDELRQRGLDVLLETRLESCVDGHVVLSDGQRFDSDTVVWTAGVKASPVLANTDLPLDDKGRLVCDADLRVHGLADAWGAGDNAAVPDITNPGSFCSPSAQHAVRQATHLADNIVKSLRGKEIEPYRHKHVGSVASLGLHKGVAQVYGVKLRGWPAWFMHRTYHVSRVPTLNRKIRVIVDWTLALFFKREIVSLGEMAAPREEFHQAAGGGQ from the coding sequence GTGAGCAAACGCATCGTGGTCCTCGGAGGCGGCTACGTCGGGCTCTACACGAGCCTGGGGTTGCTGCGGAAGCTGCGCGCCGGAGAGGCGACCGTCACGGTCATCGACCCGCGCTCCTACATGACCTACCAGCCGTTCCTGCCCGAGGCGAGTGCCGGCAGCCTCAGCCCACGGCACGTGGTCGTCCCGCTGCGCCGGGTGCTCAAGGGCGCCGAGATCATCAACGCGCACGTGACCAAGGTCGACCACGCCCGCAAGGTGGTCACCGTCGAGCCGCTGGAGGGCCCGTCCTACGAGGTGCCCTACGACGAGGTCGTCGTCGCGCTCGGCTCCAAGGCCCGCACCCTGCCCATCCCCGGCCTGGCCGAGCAGGGCATCGGGTTCAAGACGGTCGAGGAGGCCATCTGGCTGCGCAACCACGTGCTGCGCTGCCTCGACCTGGCCGCCTCCACCCAGGACGCCGAGCGGCGCAGCCGGGCCCTGACCTTCACCTTCGTCGGTGGTGGCTACGCCGGCGTCGAGGCGATCGCCGAGCTGGAGGACATGGCCCGCTACGCCCTGCGCTACTACCCCCAGCTCCATCCCGACGAGCTGCGTTTCGTCCTCGTCGAGGCGACCGGCCGGATCCTGCCCGAGGTCGGCGAGGACATGGGCCGCTACACCCTCGACGAGCTGCGCCAGCGCGGCCTGGACGTGCTGCTGGAGACCCGGCTGGAGTCGTGCGTCGACGGCCACGTCGTGCTCTCCGACGGGCAGCGGTTCGACTCCGACACCGTGGTCTGGACCGCCGGTGTCAAGGCCAGCCCGGTGCTGGCCAACACCGACCTGCCGCTGGACGACAAGGGCCGCCTGGTGTGTGACGCCGACCTGCGCGTGCACGGCCTGGCGGACGCCTGGGGCGCCGGCGACAACGCCGCGGTGCCGGACATCACCAACCCCGGTTCCTTCTGCTCGCCCAGTGCCCAGCATGCCGTGCGGCAGGCGACCCACCTCGCCGACAACATCGTGAAGTCGTTGCGGGGCAAGGAGATCGAGCCGTACCGCCACAAGCACGTCGGCTCCGTGGCGAGCCTCGGCCTGCACAAGGGCGTGGCCCAGGTCTACGGCGTCAAGCTGCGCGGCTGGCCGGCCTGGTTCATGCACCGGACCTACCACGTGTCCCGGGTGCCCACGCTCAACCGCAAGATCCGGGTCATCGTCGACTGGACGCTGGCGCTCTTCTTCAAGCGCGAGATCGTCAGCCTCGGCGAGATGGCTGCGCCCCGCGAGGAGTTCCACCAGGCCGCGGGCGGTGGCCAGTGA
- a CDS encoding glycine cleavage system protein R: MSVPGQVIAVTVLGQDRPGIVADVTGALADLHGNLEDSTMTLLRGHFAMVLLVRTGAGVDAVESALRHLTADGSLVINARVLADTAPGAPSGPSYALHVHGADRPGIVATITRVVAEHGGNIVDLGTRLGGDLYVLMAELELPDVAAAEALERDLRIVADEIGVDVHLSPVEDDLL, encoded by the coding sequence GTGAGCGTCCCCGGCCAGGTCATCGCCGTGACCGTCCTCGGCCAGGACCGCCCTGGCATCGTCGCCGACGTCACCGGCGCCCTCGCGGACCTGCACGGCAACCTCGAGGACTCGACCATGACGTTGCTGCGCGGCCACTTCGCCATGGTCCTGCTCGTGCGCACCGGCGCCGGCGTCGACGCGGTGGAGTCCGCGCTGCGGCACCTCACCGCCGACGGCTCCCTGGTCATCAACGCCCGGGTCCTCGCCGACACCGCACCGGGCGCCCCCTCCGGGCCGTCCTACGCCCTGCACGTCCACGGCGCCGACCGTCCCGGCATCGTCGCGACCATCACCCGGGTGGTGGCCGAGCACGGCGGCAACATCGTCGACCTCGGCACCCGCCTCGGCGGCGACCTCTACGTGCTCATGGCCGAGCTGGAGCTGCCCGACGTCGCGGCCGCGGAGGCGCTCGAGCGTGACCTGCGCATCGTCGCCGACGAGATCGGCGTCGACGTGCACCTCTCGCCCGTCGAGGACGACCTCTTGTGA